The Streptomyces sp. NBC_01276 genome includes the window GCAGTGCTCGCCACCGCAGCCGCTCGGCGCCGCGCCCTGCGGGTCCGGCTCGCGCCTGAGACAGCGCACCGGGTCGGTGCAGAGCTCGCGCAGGAACGTCCAGACGACGTCCGCGGTCCTCCCGTCCAGCCGCCCGAACCTGCACAGCACGTCCAGGACGCGCCACTCCACCCGGGCGCCGGGGCGGGAGCCCCGCTTGAGCACGACGCCGAGGTCCTCGGCCACCCGCTCGGGGTTCGTGTGCTCGCGGGTCGGCAGCAGCGCCAGTACCTCGCGCACCATCGCCGGTGACGCCTTCTCCCGCAGGTACCGGTGGAACACCGCGCGGATGTCGCTGTACAGGTCGTCCGGCAGCAGCGCGCAGGCCCGTACCGCGATCACCTGGAGGTCGACGTCCTCGCTCCCCAGGAGTTCGCGGAGCAGCTTCTCCGCGTCGTCCCGTACGCGGCCCCTCGCGCGCATGCCCTGCACCAGGGCCTGTTCCCCGACCACCGCCCGCAGGTAGTCGTCCGGGTGCTCCGCCAGGTGCCGGCCCAGCGCCCCGTAGTACGACTGCTTCTTCTCGGAGGCGAGGCGCACCAGGCAGCGGCCCGCCGCGTACTCGAACAGCGTCTGGTGGAAGAAGTGGACGCTGGAGCGACGGTCGGCCGTACCCGCGACCACGCTGCGCCGGTCGAGCTGTACCAGCAGCTCCAGCGGATCGTCATCGCCGGCCTCGGGGTTCGCCCCGGACAGGCGGCCGACCGCGTCCGCGACGGGCAGCGCCACCGCCCCGTCGTGCAGCATGAGGCGGGCGAGGGACTGGGCCGGCCAGGAGAGGTCCGGCGAGTGCGGCACGGTGTGCCCGTCGGCCCCGTGGCGGGCGTCCTCGCGGACCCGCCGCTCCCAGTAGCGTTCGTACAGCCCCGCGGCGTCGATCTCGGGAGCCGGCGACTGCGGCGCGTACACCTCGAAGAGCATGCGCAGCGTCAGCGGCCTGGCGACCACCTCGCGGACGGGCAGCCCCCGCACCGCGGCCTCCAGCAGAGCCGCCACCGCCTTCGCCCGGGTGGTGGGGGAGGCCGCCGGCAGGTAGTGCAGGCAGTACGTGGACAGGGCGCGCTCCAGCTCCTCGCCACTGTGGAAGTCGCCGACGTGGAAGACGACGTCGGACGGTGTCCTGCCCAGGAGGTCCTGGAGGGCGTTGCCGTCGCGGGTGCGGCAGGTCAGGGCGAGCGGTACGCCCCGCTCCCGGCAGGCGGCGACCGTACGGCTGAGCACGCTCCGGCCGTCCCGGGCGTGCAGGAGCAGGTCCGCCGTGTCGAGGAGTGCGACGCAGCCGGCCGTCAGGCTCAGCTCGAAGGACTTCAGCAGCCGTTCTCCCTCGCCGGGGGTGAGTAACTGCTCCGCCCGCAGCAGGACCGGGCGGAGCGCCGTGCCCGCGCGGATCTCGTCGGACGGAGGGCCGGTGCGCGTCTCCCGGAGGGGGGCCACCGCCCGTCGGCCGTCGAGGAGTTCCGCCAGGTACCACAGCAGGCTCGACTTGCCGGTACCCGCTTCGCCCAGCACCACCTGGACCGGCTGACCGGGGCTGCCGGCCAGGGCCTGCTGCTGCAGGACGCGCGCCAGGCGCTCCTCGGTGCCGCGCCGTACGTACACGTCCCGCAGCGAGACCGGTGGGACATCGGCGGAGCCGTGGTCGAGGAGCAGCATGTCCTGACGGGCGTGCTCGCTGATCTCGTCGACGAGCTTGCGGTGCCCGCTGCCGCCGTCGCCGGCCCGACGGGCGGCGAACCGCCACAGCTGCCGCGCGGCCCCCTCCAGTTCGAGGCGGAGACCGGAGGGCAGGGCGTATTCCGGCTCACCGAGGCGCGCCAGTGCCTCCACGATGCGCTGCCGGTCCTCGGTGACGGGCCGTTCGGCCACGAGGTCGGCGCGCAGCCGCCGGAACGTCTGCCAGTGGAACGTCGTGTACCGGTCGGGCGCCGTACTCACCCCGGCCCGCCGGTCGTGCTCCAGCTGCCGGGCGATCCGCTCGTGGACGCGCCGCCAGAGGCGGGTGTCCGGGCGGTCGCGTCGCTCGTCGGCACGGGACAAGGGGCGCCCGGACACCCGTCGGTCCTCGATGTCGTACAGCAGGAACAGGGCCCGCTGCAGGGATGCCCGCACCCTCCGCGCAACGGTTTCCTCGGCCGCCATCGGCCCCTCCTCGCTGACGGATCGACAGGCCGTACAGCGTAGGGCACGCCGCCCGGCCGCGGGGCGGGTCCGGCTTCTCACCGGCGACGCACGAGACCTCGCGGGAGTTCTGCACCAACCGGCTCTGACCTGCGGGTTCGCACCGCCCGGACGGGATGGTCCGCGGGATTTCCGGGCCCACACCGGACCTGGCGAATCTGGGTGGGCACGCCGACAACCCGGGGTGCGGGCCCGCACCTCACCGACTTGAGAAACGGTGAGGTCACCACACCATGCGTCATGTCCGTTCCACCATCGACACCTTCATCGACACCTTCATCGACACCGTCATCGACACCGTCATCGGTCACGCGCTCCACACCGTCGGCACCGTCCTGTCCTTGCACCCCAGCCCCGAGGTGCACTTCCTGGGACAGGTGGCCCATGACCTGGCCTCCAGCGAAGCGGTACGCCTGTGGGTACGCACCACCGCGCATGTGTACCGGACGCGGCTCACGGCTCGGCGGAACCGCCGCGACGACCGCTGACACCGACACCGTTACCGGCCCGTGCGCCGGCGACCCCGTCGGGGTCGCCGGCGCACGGGGAAGGTGGCGGTGGCAAGCCCGCCGGGACCGGGACCGGGACCGGCGCCGCCATGGCCCGGGTACTCGCCGCCGGGGGTGCGGTCGTCGCAAGCGGCGCGCCCCGTACCGTCGCCCCGGACACGCATCCCGTCCGAATCCCTTCGCCGATGGCGCCGGTGAGAGCAAGATGGGACCGGGCAGGGGACACACCGCCTGGTGGGGCTTGATCTCAGTGGGGTGAGGCAGATGGGCTGGCGGCACACGGACGCGGAGACGCCCGTGCGGCGGGGCGCCGACGGGCAGCTGTACATGGCCGTGCAGGACGTCACCGCGATGCTCCGCGACATGGCGCGGGCGTTCGACCTGCAGGCGCAGTCGGGCGAATTCGCGTGGACGGCAGAGGGCCAGGCGGCCCGGGACAGGCTGGACGTGGGCACGATGCGCACGGTCGCGAGCATGCTCTGTGCGCAGGCCGACGAGATGGACGTCCAGCTCATCGCCATCGCCGGCCAACACCCCTTCGGGTAGCCGGACTCCTGGACCGGGTCGGCTCGGCTCCGGTTCGGCTCCGGTTCGTGCCCCCTACGGCACGGCTACGAGGGGTCCCCGGATTCGGGGATGTCCTCGATCCGCTTCCCGTCGAGCAGGTAGGCGGGCAGGCACGGCTGCTTCGGGTCGACGGGGAATCCGCGTTCGTAGGCCATGCTCGCCATCGCGAGAGGCCCGAGGGCGAGCCCGGCGCGCGGCGCCGCCGACCCGGCCCAGTACCCGACGTGCTCCGCGAGGGCTTCCGCCAGCGTCTCGGCGAAGGCGTCGGGGTCCCCCGCGACGAGGCGGTGGAAGAGGGCGACGGGCTGGTAGTCGACCCGGTTCACGAAGTCCTTCGGCGCGTGCGTCAGGCGCTCGGGCATGGACGACTCCATGGTGGCCAGCAGCTTCTCCACCACCTCGTCCATGGACCGCCGGGAGAAGTAGGCCCGCAGGGTGTCGACCCAGTGCAGGACGTACGCGTCGACGGAGTCGTCCTCCCGCAGCCGCGCCGGCGGCACCGCGCACAGCCGGCCGATCCGGTCCGTCTGGCGGCACACGATCGCGAGGTACAGGGCGTCGAGCCAGGCGCGGGCATCCGCGGGCGGGTCGGCGGGCGTCGCGGGCAGCAGACCGACCCGCTCTTCGCCGAGGTGGCACTGCTGGGGCCGCGCGCCGGTGAACAGCGCGGAGCCGAGCTGCACCGAGGTGGCCCAGGCGTCCCACGTGTCGATGCCCGCCGCGTCGGGGTCTTCGACGCAGCGGGCGTGGGCCAGCGCGACGGCGGAGCCGAACGCGCCGCCCAGCCCTGCGGGGTCCGTGGCGAGACGCCGCACCGACTCGACGGTCGCTTCGGCGAGTTCGTCGACGTCGCGAGCCTTGTCCGCGGTGCGGGTGGCGATCCGGCCGGCGCCGTCGAGCCGGACCAGGCCCTTCATCATGGCGAGCAGCTGCGGCGGGGGCTGCAGGGAGAAGGTGCGGGTCTCCTCGTCGAAGACCGTGAGCGAGGTCAGGCCGCCGGCGTGCCACCAGTAGACCTGCGGCGACAGGGCCCCCTGCCCCGAGTCCTCGTGGGCGCCCACCGCGTAGGAGGCGAGGGCGTTGACCGCGCCGACCACGGATCCGTCGCTGATCGGGTGGAACACCAGGTTGTGCCGGCTGGGCACGACCACGAGGGCGCCGGTGTCCGGGAGCGGCTCACCGGTGACCTGCCGGGCCGTCTCGGACAGGAACAGGGCCTTGGCGGCGATGAAGTGCGAGTCGCCGTAGACCGAGTGCAGTCGTACCCCTTCTTCGGTGAGTACTTCCGCGTACTCGACGGGTACCCGCATCAGGTTCGCGTACGCCGCCTGCCCCAGTTCCTGGAGCCCGGCACGCTCGACGTCCCTGTCGGTGAGGATGCGCACGCTGGTGGGTCCGTCGAGGGCGTACGCGAAGACGAGCCCGTCGGCGACCACACGGGCGTACCGCATGGCCCCCATGAGCTCGGGAGTGAACGCGGCCAGGGGCAGCAGCCGGGCGTGGACACCGCGCAGCAGTTCGGTGGTGTCCGTCGGGTGAAGGGCGTCGTCTCGATCCACTCCTCCGACTCTACGCGGAGGGTGTGACAGCGTGACGACGGGGCAACCGGTCAGGAGCGCTCGACAGGGTCACGCTCCCATGTCCTTGCCGCGGCGGTCCAACTCGTCGACGATGCTCCAGTACCCCGGCCGTCCGGATTCCACCGGGAGGTCAGGGCGTTCGAGAACAGGGGAGAAAGTGACGAACAACAGCAGTCCCAGGAAGCGTCCGGCAACGGCGGCGGTACTCGTACCGCTCTTCATACTCGCCGGGTTGCTGCTGGGCCCGGCGGCAGCCGCGGAGGCGGCCGTACCGGCGGCCCGGCAGGCTCCCGCCGCCACGGCGCCGGCGCAGAACTCCCTCCTGGCGGGAGCCGGGGTGGCAGCCGGTCTCCGCGCACCGACGTCGTCCCGGGTCCAGGCCGTCACCGGCAACAAGAAGAGCAAGAAGAGCAAGAAGAAGAAGGGCGGGCTCTTCTCGAAATTGCTGATCGTCGTGTTCGTCGTCATCGTGTTGATCGTGGTCCTGTACCTGGTTCGCCGGGCCATGCGCCGCAGGTCGGCCTGAGGCCTGCCACGGAAGCGGATCTGGTACTTGATCACAACGTCCTGCGGGACGCGGAGCCCTGACGGACAGCCGGCACGCCTGACGTGAGCCGTTGGTGCCGCAGGGCATCCGGCAGGGCCGGCCCAGGCCGCACCCCGCACCCCCCCCCGCACCCGCACCCCCCCCGCACCCGTGCCCATCGTGGGCCCGGGAAACGGTCCGGGGCGGAGCCCCCGTGCCGAAGGCGACCCGGTGGCACGGCGCGATCGACATTTCCCGGGACGGACCGAATCCTTTCGGCGGGCACGCGCCTCCTATACGTGTGCCGACAAACGTCGGACCGGGAAACAGGAGGTCTTCATGCTCATCGGTATCGTCATCGCCGCCGGAGCCGTGCTGCTCTGCACGTGCGTCTACTTCGTCACGCGCAAGCGGAAGCAAGCCCGTGGCTGACTCGTCCTGGCCCGCCGAACAGCTCGTCGTCGACGCCCAGCGCGGCGACGTCGACTCGATCACCGCTCTGGTCGCGGGCTCGCACCCGAACGTACGGCGATTCGCCCGCTCGCTCTGCGCCACTCCCGAGGACGCCGAGGACGCCGCGCAGGAAGCCCTGA containing:
- a CDS encoding immunity 49 family protein — its product is MDRDDALHPTDTTELLRGVHARLLPLAAFTPELMGAMRYARVVADGLVFAYALDGPTSVRILTDRDVERAGLQELGQAAYANLMRVPVEYAEVLTEEGVRLHSVYGDSHFIAAKALFLSETARQVTGEPLPDTGALVVVPSRHNLVFHPISDGSVVGAVNALASYAVGAHEDSGQGALSPQVYWWHAGGLTSLTVFDEETRTFSLQPPPQLLAMMKGLVRLDGAGRIATRTADKARDVDELAEATVESVRRLATDPAGLGGAFGSAVALAHARCVEDPDAAGIDTWDAWATSVQLGSALFTGARPQQCHLGEERVGLLPATPADPPADARAWLDALYLAIVCRQTDRIGRLCAVPPARLREDDSVDAYVLHWVDTLRAYFSRRSMDEVVEKLLATMESSMPERLTHAPKDFVNRVDYQPVALFHRLVAGDPDAFAETLAEALAEHVGYWAGSAAPRAGLALGPLAMASMAYERGFPVDPKQPCLPAYLLDGKRIEDIPESGDPS